The following are encoded in a window of Pseudochaenichthys georgianus unplaced genomic scaffold, fPseGeo1.2 scaffold_676_arrow_ctg1, whole genome shotgun sequence genomic DNA:
- the LOC117443752 gene encoding GTPase IMAP family member 4-like — protein sequence MASTHAPNESNTHNNAELRIVMVGKTGVGKSTTGNTILGEKHFPSEYSADSVTCAKAFGEVEEQRVAVIDTPGLFDTRFDEEKTRGSINQSIKYASPGPHVFLVVIRLGRFKDEERQTVQKIQEVFGKDADRYSMVLFTHGDLLKGKPIEEVLKKSEDLQELVGKCHGQYHVFNNEEEDRSQVRGLLGKIRNIAEKNGGSHYTNDMFQKAERFIEAETRRILTKREEEICKRMEALENKIAKLYEDRMKELKADKEKFYEIIEGRDREIKEEKRRIRKEDEEKARRETEKSFIFKRITNVSWFARESL from the exons ATGGCCAGCACACATGCCCCAAATG AATCGAACACACACAATAACGCTGAGCTCCGGATTGTGATGGTGGGGAAGACCGGAGTTGGGAAGAGCACCACAGGAAACACCATTCTGGGAGAAAAGCACTTTCCATCAGAGTACTCTGCTGATTCAGTTACCTGTGCGAAGGCCTTTGGTGAAGTGGAGGAACAGAGAGTTGCTGTCATTGACACTCCGGGTCTGTTTGACACCAGGTTTGATGAAGAGAAGACCAGAGGCAGTATTAACCAGAGCATTAAATATGCTTCTCCTGGACCCCACGTCTTCCTGGTCGTCATCAGACTGGGCAGATTCAAAGATGAAGAAAGGCAGACAGTGCAGAAGATTCAGGAAGTATTTGGAAAAGATGCAGACAGATACAGCATGGTTCTCTTTACCCACGGTGATCTGCTCAAAGGGAAACCTATCGAAGAGGTCCTGAAGAAAAGTGAAGATCTGCAGGAACTTGTGGGGAAATGTCACGGCCAGTACCACGTCTTCAATAATGAGGAGGAGGATCGTTCTCAGGTCAGAGGGCTGCTCGGCAAGATCAGAAACATAGCAGAGAAGAACGGAGGAAGCCATTACACCAATGACATGTTCCAGAAGGCAGAGAGGTTCATAGAGGCGGAAACACGGAGAATCCTTACAAAGAGAGAAGAGGAAATATGCAAACGGATGGAGGCACTGGAAAACAAAATAGCAAAATTGTACGAGGATAGAATGAAGGAGTTGAAAGCTGATAAGGAGAAGTTCTATGAGATAATAGAAGGTCGTGATAGGGAGATTAAGGAGGAAAAAAGGAGAATTAGAAAAGAGGACGAAGAAAAGGCCAGAAGAGAGACTGAGAagtcatttatttttaaaagaataacTAACGTCAGCTGGTTTGCACGAGAGAGCCTCTGA